The Kluyvera intermedia genome window below encodes:
- the uraH gene encoding hydroxyisourate hydrolase: MNKFVTLTLLSSSVFAPAAFSAPAGTLSVHILNQQTGIPSKAVTVTLEKQNPAGWDMLAKGKTDNDGRIKSLYPDNQDMQPGVYKVTFKTGDYFKSEKLSSFFPEVPVLFTVTKMNEKLHIPLLLSQYGYSTYKGS, from the coding sequence ATGAACAAATTCGTTACCCTGACATTGTTATCATCCTCTGTCTTTGCACCTGCTGCATTTAGCGCTCCTGCTGGCACACTTAGCGTTCATATTCTGAACCAACAAACGGGGATTCCTTCAAAAGCGGTTACTGTTACGTTGGAAAAGCAGAACCCGGCTGGCTGGGATATGCTTGCGAAAGGTAAAACCGATAATGATGGCCGCATCAAGTCTCTGTATCCTGATAATCAGGACATGCAACCTGGGGTGTACAAAGTCACATTCAAAACGGGAGATTATTTTAAGAGTGAGAAGCTGTCTTCATTCTTCCCGGAAGTGCCGGTGTTATTTACGGTGACAAAGATGAATGAGAAGCTTCATATCCCGCTCTTACTTAGTCAGTATGGGTACTCCACCTATAAGGGAAGCTAA
- a CDS encoding TetR/AcrR family transcriptional regulator has translation MSAEKPTFPGRPRKFEDQDVIDAAVAVFSANGYAGTSAQDLCNGTGLGRGSLYNAFGSKQALYEQALLRSHEQTMSAQLTILTQSGLVKERLHTLLLWGIAEDLSQPEQHDAMVLFSALEMGSKDEAVASLNNEYRQHLEQTLVAVFIEGQRSGELNSKASAVEMARGFMAGYYGLRVLNKNISDRKILEDVVAGLLINL, from the coding sequence ATGAGTGCTGAAAAACCAACCTTTCCAGGTCGTCCACGAAAGTTCGAAGATCAGGATGTCATTGATGCTGCCGTCGCTGTTTTCAGCGCCAATGGTTATGCAGGCACCTCTGCGCAAGATTTATGCAATGGTACGGGATTAGGGCGGGGAAGCTTATATAATGCCTTTGGTAGCAAGCAAGCTCTTTACGAGCAAGCGTTGTTGCGCAGCCATGAACAAACTATGTCAGCACAGTTAACAATACTCACACAATCAGGCCTGGTAAAAGAGCGACTGCATACCCTTCTGCTTTGGGGTATTGCCGAAGATCTTTCTCAGCCAGAGCAGCATGATGCGATGGTCTTATTTTCAGCCCTGGAGATGGGCAGTAAAGATGAAGCCGTTGCTAGCCTGAATAATGAATATCGTCAGCATTTAGAACAAACGCTGGTAGCGGTATTTATTGAAGGTCAACGAAGCGGTGAACTAAACAGTAAAGCATCAGCCGTCGAAATGGCGAGAGGCTTTATGGCAGGCTACTACGGTTTACGTGTACTGAATAAAAATATTTCAGATAGAAAAATCCTCGAAGATGTTGTCGCTGGTCTGTTAATCAACTTATAA
- a CDS encoding MFS transporter, with the protein MPLVVYILGLAIFSLGTAELMVAGMMTTLSEAFGVTVGEVGHLISYYAFGVMLGGPVLTYAFLKFKAPYRATLLWLLGLYVIVQGFSVFVSDYNVLVAIRIVTGILCAGCLSLSLATSMALVSVENRPRAASIVIAGFMVSNVFGVPIATIIDQYWGWKMSFGLVAVLVLICLLALVRLLPQMSGGSAIKMAEEIKAFRNKAYWKACATSCLILGASFAAFSYFVPVLTDVSGFTMQTVPFILMLYGLANIIGNMVTGRLAYRHSLAVMVVGLTILTISLLGMALFVQYQVIAILAVILIGLSGVPMNPAMMARIVSVAHPGPMVNAVHTSVINIGLGGGSYLGGMAISSGFGLRSALWIGMVLAVLALLSVLPYTRRSKQGWS; encoded by the coding sequence ATGCCATTAGTCGTGTATATTTTAGGGTTAGCTATTTTTTCATTAGGTACAGCAGAGTTAATGGTGGCGGGTATGATGACCACGCTATCTGAAGCATTTGGTGTTACAGTCGGTGAAGTCGGACATTTGATTTCATATTATGCATTCGGTGTAATGCTAGGTGGCCCGGTATTAACCTACGCCTTTCTTAAGTTTAAAGCCCCCTATCGCGCAACGTTATTATGGCTGTTAGGGTTATATGTTATCGTACAAGGATTTAGCGTCTTTGTTTCTGATTACAATGTGTTAGTTGCCATTCGAATCGTGACAGGTATTTTGTGTGCAGGATGTTTAAGTCTTTCACTCGCGACAAGCATGGCTCTTGTATCTGTAGAAAATCGCCCTCGTGCCGCATCAATAGTGATCGCAGGTTTTATGGTATCCAATGTCTTTGGTGTACCTATCGCGACCATCATAGACCAGTACTGGGGCTGGAAAATGAGTTTTGGTCTGGTCGCGGTCCTGGTTCTCATATGCCTGTTAGCATTAGTACGCTTATTGCCACAAATGAGCGGCGGCAGTGCTATCAAGATGGCTGAAGAGATTAAGGCATTTAGAAATAAAGCCTATTGGAAAGCCTGTGCAACCAGTTGTTTGATTTTGGGCGCAAGTTTTGCGGCATTCAGTTATTTTGTTCCCGTACTGACTGATGTCAGTGGATTTACAATGCAGACAGTGCCCTTCATTCTGATGCTTTATGGGTTAGCCAATATTATCGGAAATATGGTAACGGGACGTCTTGCATATCGTCATAGTTTAGCTGTTATGGTTGTCGGCTTAACAATATTAACTATTTCCTTGCTCGGCATGGCACTATTTGTGCAATATCAGGTTATTGCTATTCTGGCTGTCATACTCATCGGCCTATCAGGCGTACCGATGAATCCGGCAATGATGGCAAGAATTGTCAGCGTGGCGCATCCAGGCCCAATGGTCAATGCCGTTCATACTTCCGTTATCAATATTGGATTAGGTGGTGGTTCTTATTTAGGTGGAATGGCCATTTCGTCAGGATTTGGTTTACGTTCAGCTTTATGGATTGGAATGGTATTAGCGGTTCTGGCTTTATTATCCGTACTACCTTATACCCGTCGCAGTAAACAAGGCTGGAGTTAA
- a CDS encoding DUF1398 domain-containing protein: MEFNEMLNGFFEQVRCESDFLQFLTKLKQNDISYYIYFVATGNVQIVTTADTYLSLKSERRLIKVTQHASESLTRIAARRHFSGVTLFDQYCRELANAGVFKWVVDVGEVNRRYWSKDNRLLHSENFINPTE, from the coding sequence ATGGAATTTAATGAAATGCTCAACGGATTTTTTGAGCAAGTCAGATGTGAGTCAGACTTTCTTCAATTTTTGACAAAATTAAAACAAAACGATATTTCCTACTACATATACTTTGTCGCAACAGGGAACGTGCAAATTGTGACGACGGCAGACACCTATCTATCATTAAAAAGTGAGCGACGATTAATTAAAGTCACTCAGCACGCCAGTGAATCTTTAACACGCATTGCCGCCAGGCGCCATTTCAGCGGAGTTACTCTTTTTGATCAGTATTGTCGAGAGCTGGCCAACGCGGGAGTATTTAAATGGGTGGTCGATGTCGGCGAGGTAAACCGTCGTTATTGGTCGAAAGATAATCGGTTATTGCACTCGGAAAATTTTATCAACCCCACGGAATAA
- a CDS encoding AraC family transcriptional regulator produces MNSWEPGRLEACRAELVELIAQAQPDEGQVEVRPGLYLNRISSPHYAVHGILEPSCCVVAEGSKEVILGGESFHYGAAHYLIATMGVPAFARIVNASPEKPYLSMRFLLDPAIVTSVILDSGIIRQHGKSSGGAKAVDVGVLGVDMLDAALRLVRASKSADEYRVLSPLIFRELVYRLLTSSQTTRLNQLARFGGQDHRMVRAVKILSDQYTQPLRIETIAHQLGMSISGFHAHFKAATNMSPVQFQKQLRLQEAQRLMLSEGFDAGQAAYRVGYEDQSHFSRDYKRQYGEPPARDIARLREITVQSMNV; encoded by the coding sequence ATGAATAGTTGGGAACCAGGTCGTTTAGAGGCCTGTCGGGCGGAGCTGGTTGAACTTATTGCGCAGGCACAACCTGATGAAGGACAAGTTGAAGTCCGCCCTGGCTTATATCTTAATCGTATCTCATCTCCTCATTATGCCGTTCACGGTATTCTGGAACCATCCTGTTGCGTGGTGGCCGAAGGAAGCAAAGAGGTGATACTGGGAGGGGAATCATTTCACTATGGCGCGGCTCACTACCTGATTGCCACGATGGGTGTACCGGCATTTGCCCGGATCGTAAACGCCAGCCCAGAGAAACCCTATCTGAGTATGCGCTTTCTTCTCGACCCGGCTATAGTCACCTCAGTCATTCTGGATTCAGGAATTATTCGCCAGCATGGTAAATCCTCAGGAGGTGCAAAAGCCGTTGATGTAGGCGTCTTGGGTGTGGACATGCTGGATGCAGCATTACGGCTGGTAAGGGCGTCTAAATCGGCTGATGAGTATCGGGTTTTAAGTCCCTTAATTTTCCGTGAGCTCGTTTATCGCCTTCTGACAAGTTCCCAGACCACCCGATTAAATCAACTAGCTCGTTTCGGTGGTCAGGACCACCGCATGGTAAGAGCAGTCAAGATATTATCAGATCAATATACCCAGCCGCTTCGCATCGAAACAATTGCTCACCAGCTTGGGATGAGCATTTCAGGATTTCATGCTCATTTCAAAGCCGCAACCAATATGTCCCCAGTTCAGTTCCAGAAACAGCTTCGATTGCAGGAGGCCCAACGACTTATGCTGAGTGAAGGCTTCGATGCAGGGCAAGCTGCATATCGTGTTGGTTATGAAGACCAGTCCCATTTCAGTCGCGATTACAAGCGCCAGTATGGCGAACCGCCAGCACGAGATATTGCGCGATTGCGGGAAATAACAGTTCAGAGTATGAACGTTTAA
- a CDS encoding aldo/keto reductase, translating into MTTPDIPEITLNDGVMIPQIGFGTMDLAPRDNSLQSHEVTAQGVLAAIEAGYRHFDTAQMYANEKGVGLGIARAGLHHGDFFLTSKLGNGNHRPEDVRRSFEDTLTSLGVDKLDLFLMHWPVPTLYDGDYVSTWRAMIQLIDEGMLRSAGVSNFQPEHLQRIIDETGHIPSVNQIQVHPYYGKRELFTVCAEKGIAIEAWSPLGQAAVLNDTTLAGVSENHGRTPAEIVLRWHLQQGRIVIPKTASPARMAQNISVFDFTLSAEELLVIDKLNKDEAGRRGPDPYTFDWIPAEENATPGR; encoded by the coding sequence ATGACAACTCCTGACATTCCAGAAATCACATTAAACGATGGTGTAATGATTCCACAGATTGGTTTTGGCACCATGGATCTTGCTCCTCGTGACAATAGCCTACAAAGCCATGAAGTTACGGCCCAGGGCGTGCTGGCTGCAATCGAAGCTGGATACCGGCATTTCGATACGGCCCAGATGTATGCAAATGAAAAAGGTGTGGGCCTGGGTATTGCTAGAGCGGGCCTGCATCATGGCGATTTTTTCCTGACCAGTAAACTCGGTAACGGGAACCACCGCCCTGAGGATGTCCGGCGTTCATTTGAGGATACACTGACTTCACTGGGCGTCGATAAGCTCGATTTGTTCCTTATGCACTGGCCTGTGCCAACCCTTTACGACGGAGATTATGTCTCTACGTGGCGCGCTATGATCCAGCTTATCGATGAAGGAATGCTGCGTTCAGCTGGAGTATCAAACTTCCAGCCTGAGCACCTTCAGCGGATCATCGACGAGACCGGACACATCCCCTCAGTAAACCAGATTCAGGTTCATCCCTATTATGGGAAGCGGGAGCTTTTCACCGTATGCGCCGAAAAAGGTATCGCTATTGAGGCCTGGAGTCCACTGGGCCAGGCTGCGGTCCTGAACGACACAACACTCGCCGGAGTTTCAGAAAATCATGGACGCACGCCTGCCGAGATCGTTTTACGCTGGCATTTGCAGCAGGGTCGCATCGTGATCCCGAAAACAGCATCCCCTGCACGCATGGCGCAAAACATATCAGTCTTCGACTTCACTCTCTCGGCTGAAGAACTTTTGGTAATCGATAAGCTTAACAAGGACGAAGCTGGCCGACGTGGGCCGGACCCATACACCTTCGACTGGATACCAGCTGAAGAAAACGCAACTCCAGGACGGTAA
- a CDS encoding SDR family NAD(P)-dependent oxidoreductase — MNIRFDGKTALVTGAASGIGLATAVAFAQSGASVVLADLDLKAAESEAQKLVDAGYKAVAVRCDVTSESDAANAVEMCVATFGSLDLAFNNAGLHVPVENTADAQAADFDLAIAVNLRGVWNCLKHELKQMRKQGSGAIVNCSSNSGLAGIANLGAYTASKHGVIGLTKSAALEYAPIGINVNAVCPGPVETPMVQRALSTAPEHMAAVIKEIPAGRLGRSDEIASAVLWLCSEQAGFVVGQAIAVDGGFTTK; from the coding sequence ATGAATATCAGATTTGATGGGAAGACTGCATTGGTGACGGGAGCGGCATCCGGAATTGGTCTGGCGACTGCCGTCGCTTTTGCGCAATCAGGTGCATCTGTTGTGCTCGCAGATCTGGATTTAAAGGCTGCTGAGTCTGAAGCGCAAAAACTGGTAGATGCTGGCTACAAAGCCGTCGCTGTACGTTGTGATGTCACCAGTGAAAGTGATGCAGCAAACGCGGTTGAAATGTGTGTGGCGACATTCGGCAGCCTGGATTTGGCATTCAATAATGCTGGATTACATGTTCCTGTGGAAAACACTGCCGATGCACAAGCAGCGGATTTCGATTTAGCTATAGCGGTAAACTTGCGCGGCGTCTGGAACTGTCTCAAGCACGAACTGAAACAAATGCGTAAGCAAGGAAGTGGTGCGATCGTAAACTGCTCTTCCAACAGCGGGTTAGCCGGCATTGCCAATCTGGGCGCTTATACCGCATCGAAGCATGGTGTCATCGGCCTAACTAAAAGTGCAGCTCTTGAGTATGCCCCAATAGGGATTAATGTGAATGCGGTATGCCCTGGACCAGTCGAGACCCCGATGGTGCAGAGGGCTCTCTCAACTGCGCCGGAACATATGGCCGCGGTAATAAAAGAGATCCCCGCAGGACGCCTTGGCCGTTCAGATGAAATTGCCAGTGCAGTACTTTGGTTATGTAGCGAACAGGCAGGATTTGTGGTTGGTCAGGCCATCGCCGTTGATGGTGGCTTCACTACCAAGTAA
- a CDS encoding cysteine hydrolase family protein produces MKEKSFNMKHRREDFQILFCDIHEALLAQSQTVSLSALRTNIEILHHLGRHFGLPHHFLTVPVQGKPGKLIDELLRFQTESNTHYRYVADPFLTPDFESRLRVNVRRTLIICGFSAEVGVYFTAISAVHSGFRVIIPVDCIGSRSLRTESVALRQLESAGVEIISLSTLAALMEPDFSTEAGQFVLKQMSCIKY; encoded by the coding sequence GTGAAAGAGAAATCTTTCAATATGAAACATCGCAGGGAGGACTTTCAGATCCTTTTTTGCGATATACATGAAGCATTGCTGGCTCAAAGTCAGACTGTCTCACTATCAGCGCTGCGAACCAACATTGAAATTCTGCACCATCTTGGTCGCCATTTCGGATTACCTCATCACTTTTTGACAGTACCTGTACAAGGCAAGCCAGGAAAATTAATCGACGAGTTATTACGTTTCCAGACGGAAAGCAACACGCACTATCGCTATGTCGCCGATCCATTCTTAACTCCGGACTTTGAATCTCGCCTCCGGGTTAACGTCCGCAGGACGCTTATTATCTGTGGTTTTTCCGCTGAGGTAGGGGTGTATTTCACAGCCATAAGCGCAGTACACTCAGGCTTCAGAGTCATCATACCTGTTGACTGCATAGGAAGTCGTTCGCTGCGCACTGAATCGGTAGCTTTAAGACAGCTTGAATCAGCTGGAGTAGAAATCATTTCCCTGTCTACTTTGGCTGCGCTAATGGAACCCGATTTTTCGACCGAAGCGGGTCAATTTGTACTGAAGCAGATGAGCTGTATAAAATATTGA
- a CDS encoding aldo/keto reductase, whose translation MLKNKLNNGVEIPRLGFGVFQMSDSGVCEAAVSSALETGYRLLDTASAYENEEAVGSAVRNSGIPRSEIFITTKLWVQDTGYEKTKAAFYRSLDRLKMDYLDLYLIHQPYSDVHGSWRAMEDLYEEGLIKAIGVSNFSPARLADLITFNRYPPAVNQIETHPFCQQIIPAEFMKAHGVQIEAWAPFAEGKNDIFNNPVLSAIAGRYGKSVAQVILRWLLQRGVVVIPKSANPERIKQNFAVFDFSLDETSMEQITTLDKAEPLIVNHDDPERVKFIGTRIFRT comes from the coding sequence ATGCTCAAAAATAAACTGAACAATGGTGTTGAAATCCCCCGTCTGGGGTTCGGTGTCTTCCAGATGAGCGATTCAGGAGTTTGTGAGGCGGCGGTATCCAGTGCTCTGGAGACCGGGTATCGCCTGCTGGATACGGCGTCTGCTTACGAGAACGAAGAGGCGGTGGGTAGCGCAGTCCGGAACAGCGGCATCCCACGATCGGAAATTTTTATTACCACCAAATTGTGGGTTCAGGATACAGGCTATGAGAAAACCAAAGCAGCCTTTTATCGTTCTCTTGACAGACTCAAGATGGACTACCTTGATCTCTACCTGATTCATCAGCCCTATTCTGACGTGCATGGTTCCTGGCGGGCCATGGAAGACCTCTATGAGGAAGGACTTATCAAAGCTATCGGTGTAAGTAACTTTTCACCTGCCAGGCTGGCAGACCTCATTACATTTAACCGTTACCCTCCTGCCGTCAATCAGATTGAAACACATCCTTTTTGCCAGCAAATCATCCCCGCTGAATTTATGAAGGCGCATGGTGTTCAGATTGAAGCATGGGCGCCATTCGCGGAGGGAAAAAATGACATATTCAACAACCCTGTTTTGTCTGCGATTGCTGGCAGATATGGAAAAAGTGTAGCACAGGTCATTCTGCGCTGGCTGTTACAACGGGGAGTGGTTGTCATACCTAAATCTGCCAATCCGGAGCGAATTAAGCAAAACTTTGCTGTGTTTGATTTCTCACTAGATGAAACAAGCATGGAGCAGATTACGACGCTGGATAAGGCCGAACCCTTAATAGTGAATCATGATGACCCGGAGCGGGTGAAGTTTATAGGTACACGTATTTTTCGCACTTAA
- a CDS encoding YciI family protein, which yields MFIINITVNSEVTEQTQSEMFPAHVKWLEKYFTNGKFLMFGPYIDTPAHAGVIFAQTSNRDELQSILEEDCYYPGFARYDVREFTPKFIAENFNTAIKQNADDVEQVTHAQK from the coding sequence ATGTTTATAATTAATATCACGGTAAATTCTGAAGTAACCGAACAAACTCAAAGTGAAATGTTTCCAGCTCACGTAAAATGGCTGGAAAAGTATTTTACTAATGGCAAATTTCTGATGTTTGGTCCCTATATTGACACACCCGCTCATGCGGGTGTTATTTTTGCACAGACCAGCAACAGGGATGAGTTGCAGTCTATCCTTGAGGAAGACTGCTATTATCCAGGGTTTGCACGGTATGACGTGCGTGAATTCACGCCTAAGTTCATTGCAGAAAACTTTAACACAGCGATTAAGCAAAACGCTGACGATGTTGAACAGGTGACGCATGCTCAAAAATAA
- a CDS encoding NAD(P)H-dependent oxidoreductase — MKNVLIISGHPNLNDSLANATILDEVAKELPEVNIRRLDELYPTYQFDINAEQQALLEADLIVWQFPFSWYSLPGIMKLWVDEVFVHGFSHGSMAKLGGKKLLLSFTTGAPEVAYTTSGFFGHTIEEYLTQFKTTAALCNLEYVGAIYTHGVSYASRDGEEKRSAQKYSAREHAARLIDAIRSNAA; from the coding sequence ATGAAAAATGTTCTTATTATTTCAGGTCATCCGAATCTCAACGACTCTTTGGCAAATGCCACTATTCTTGATGAAGTGGCCAAAGAATTACCGGAAGTGAATATTCGTCGTCTTGATGAACTTTATCCGACTTACCAGTTTGATATTAATGCCGAACAGCAGGCGTTATTAGAGGCTGATCTGATTGTCTGGCAGTTCCCTTTTTCATGGTATTCGCTGCCTGGCATTATGAAATTATGGGTAGATGAAGTATTTGTTCACGGATTTTCACACGGATCAATGGCAAAACTTGGTGGTAAAAAGCTTCTGCTTTCTTTCACAACCGGAGCACCGGAAGTGGCCTACACCACGTCTGGGTTCTTTGGCCACACAATTGAAGAATATCTGACCCAGTTTAAGACTACGGCAGCCTTGTGCAATCTGGAGTATGTGGGCGCCATTTATACTCATGGCGTAAGTTACGCCAGTCGGGATGGCGAGGAAAAAAGGTCTGCGCAAAAATATTCCGCTCGTGAACATGCTGCTCGCTTGATTGATGCTATCAGAAGCAACGCCGCCTGA
- a CDS encoding SDR family NAD(P)-dependent oxidoreductase: MSRFTGKTALVTGGGAGIGLSIALTLALEGADVIVTGRSDSSLAGATSAHNNITTIVADVGKSPDVVRIMELISKDFGRLDILINNAGMAPVTALTDQTLTEFDDVFNINVRAVVDLSSRALPLLKSSKGCIINISSAVASRPLPGMSVYCASKAALRSLTFVWAKELAKDGIRVNSVAVGPVETSIYDKTELSDDAAQAHKDRVTQLVPLGRFGIPQDIASAVAYLASDDTCFITGSDIAVDGGFSI; this comes from the coding sequence ATGAGTCGCTTCACTGGAAAAACTGCTCTGGTTACTGGTGGCGGAGCCGGAATAGGCCTTAGCATCGCCTTAACTCTTGCCCTGGAGGGGGCAGATGTCATCGTCACAGGTCGGTCTGATTCAAGCCTGGCCGGTGCCACATCCGCACATAATAATATCACCACGATTGTGGCTGACGTAGGCAAATCACCTGATGTGGTTCGTATTATGGAGCTCATCAGCAAGGATTTTGGCCGCCTTGATATCCTCATCAATAATGCTGGCATGGCACCTGTAACAGCGCTCACCGATCAGACCCTGACTGAATTCGATGATGTGTTCAATATAAACGTGCGGGCAGTAGTAGATCTCAGCTCTCGTGCACTGCCACTTCTGAAATCAAGCAAGGGCTGCATCATCAACATATCTTCTGCCGTTGCCAGCCGCCCGCTTCCAGGGATGTCTGTTTACTGCGCCAGTAAGGCAGCCCTCAGGAGTCTGACGTTTGTCTGGGCAAAAGAACTGGCAAAGGACGGAATACGGGTTAATTCAGTTGCGGTAGGGCCGGTTGAAACATCGATATATGATAAAACCGAACTTTCAGACGATGCCGCACAGGCCCACAAGGATCGTGTCACACAACTGGTGCCGCTCGGGCGCTTCGGAATCCCGCAGGATATTGCCTCCGCAGTGGCCTATCTGGCATCAGATGATACTTGCTTCATCACGGGTTCCGACATCGCCGTGGACGGTGGTTTCAGTATTTAA
- a CDS encoding LysR family transcriptional regulator produces MDNSTYGQLTIFHVIAREGSISAAARKLSVTTPSISKSLRLLEAKTGVPLFTRTTRRISLTEAGKNLLLKTEDAIATLNLAMEDIQSLGEVPSGPVRITLSRFAYQLIVKPRLAEFNLAYPDIQLELSINDGAVSLVEEGFDLGVRFGDTVSEGMVVKKIHPSFKMGLYASEAYIRRYGLPEQPGDLSAHRLITYRFTTSNRLSPLVLIEEGLSITPAITPVMICNDIDAVCDAVRAGIGIGRIFEPLHAGMVNSRDLKPILHEYWPMYPAVYIYYTQNSQRVKRVQAVIGFFTCAVKN; encoded by the coding sequence ATGGACAACTCAACTTACGGTCAGCTCACTATCTTCCATGTCATCGCCCGCGAGGGGAGCATTTCTGCTGCAGCACGTAAACTGAGCGTGACGACACCTTCAATCAGTAAATCACTGAGGCTTCTTGAGGCTAAAACCGGAGTTCCGTTATTTACGCGCACCACACGGAGAATCAGTCTTACTGAAGCAGGAAAGAATCTGTTACTGAAAACAGAAGATGCGATCGCTACGTTAAATTTGGCGATGGAAGACATACAGAGTCTGGGTGAAGTTCCCTCCGGACCGGTACGGATCACGCTTTCTCGCTTTGCATATCAGCTCATCGTAAAACCCCGTCTTGCCGAATTCAATTTGGCCTATCCGGACATTCAACTGGAGTTATCCATTAACGACGGAGCGGTCAGTCTTGTTGAAGAGGGCTTCGATCTGGGGGTTCGTTTCGGGGATACGGTCAGTGAAGGAATGGTCGTAAAAAAAATTCATCCCTCATTCAAAATGGGCCTTTACGCTTCAGAAGCCTACATCAGACGATATGGCCTGCCTGAACAGCCTGGCGATCTCTCTGCCCATCGGCTCATCACCTACAGGTTTACCACTTCGAATCGTCTTTCACCCTTAGTACTTATTGAAGAAGGTCTGTCAATAACACCCGCGATCACGCCAGTGATGATTTGTAACGATATTGATGCCGTATGCGATGCAGTTAGGGCTGGAATAGGTATAGGCCGTATATTTGAACCCCTGCATGCTGGTATGGTCAATTCCCGGGATTTAAAACCCATACTGCATGAATACTGGCCCATGTATCCGGCTGTTTATATTTACTATACGCAGAACTCGCAACGAGTAAAACGAGTACAGGCAGTTATCGGCTTCTTTACCTGTGCTGTAAAAAACTGA
- a CDS encoding GGDEF domain-containing protein — protein MNFKMHDKLIHEVESPDGLLYRMVIIYTCCMSMLIIGLFLAVGDTSKLNFYFFINSCTVIVMAWFIRKSFNINSRDTHLLVFRISLFLLLNSSLASMAGGLNLIERDTASVLASLLYVPAMLMIIYSFKKFISYVNVNYNSAVRLSLTDELTGLPNRRHLNVKLREIEDRSGVICIADIDYFKKINDTYGHEVGDNILKNIGLRLKNIMSDSIFISRSGGEEFAIVIFDETNADEIVRNIKTSVSNGCNGSLSVTLSIGVAIKQHNDTSSDVISAADDALYRAKKAGRDCIMYAPRPYS, from the coding sequence ATGAATTTTAAGATGCATGACAAACTCATTCATGAAGTCGAATCACCTGACGGTCTGCTTTATCGAATGGTAATCATTTACACCTGTTGTATGTCCATGCTTATTATTGGTCTATTTTTGGCTGTAGGTGATACATCAAAATTGAATTTTTATTTTTTCATAAACTCTTGTACAGTAATAGTAATGGCATGGTTTATTAGAAAGTCATTTAATATTAATTCAAGAGATACGCACTTATTGGTGTTCAGGATTAGTTTATTCCTGCTCCTGAATTCCTCTCTGGCTTCTATGGCCGGAGGTCTAAACTTGATTGAGAGGGATACAGCATCTGTACTGGCATCTCTTCTTTATGTTCCCGCCATGCTCATGATTATTTACTCTTTTAAAAAATTCATATCATATGTGAATGTTAATTATAATTCCGCGGTTCGTTTGTCATTAACAGATGAACTGACGGGATTACCAAATAGACGACATCTGAATGTCAAACTCAGAGAGATAGAAGATAGATCTGGAGTAATTTGCATTGCCGATATTGACTACTTCAAGAAAATAAATGATACGTACGGTCATGAGGTTGGAGATAACATTTTGAAAAACATAGGTTTGAGGTTGAAAAATATTATGAGTGATAGTATTTTTATCTCTAGATCTGGTGGTGAGGAATTTGCAATTGTTATTTTCGACGAAACCAATGCTGACGAAATTGTTAGAAATATAAAAACTTCAGTTTCAAATGGATGCAACGGAAGTCTTAGTGTTACTTTAAGTATTGGTGTAGCCATAAAACAGCATAACGACACATCTTCTGATGTCATCTCCGCAGCTGATGATGCACTTTATCGAGCTAAGAAAGCGGGAAGAGATTGCATAATGTATGCTCCTCGTCCCTATAGTTAA